One part of the Chryseobacterium sp. 7 genome encodes these proteins:
- a CDS encoding HAD family hydrolase, whose translation MKKLYCFDFDGTLTYKDTMFMYLKFYDSTKYRIQFLRHVPLFILLKLKLAETEKVKKSFIGSILKGQTQEKIEQKSKLFFEQHYPKIVRENALDFINNIDHNNTQSLLVTASLDIWVKPFAQALKMELVSTRAEFKNGVFTGNFVGKNCNGKEKLVRIKEEINDSKYDKIIAFGDTSGDRPMLKWANEGHYQFFH comes from the coding sequence ATGAAAAAATTGTATTGTTTTGATTTTGACGGAACCCTGACGTATAAAGATACTATGTTTATGTATCTCAAATTCTACGATTCTACAAAATACCGTATACAATTTTTGAGACATGTTCCGCTCTTTATCCTGCTGAAATTAAAGCTGGCTGAAACCGAAAAGGTGAAAAAAAGTTTTATTGGTTCTATTTTAAAAGGACAGACTCAGGAAAAGATAGAGCAAAAGTCTAAACTGTTTTTTGAACAGCATTATCCTAAAATTGTGCGTGAAAATGCGCTCGACTTTATTAATAATATAGATCATAACAATACACAAAGTTTATTGGTTACGGCTTCATTGGATATCTGGGTAAAGCCATTCGCTCAGGCACTTAAAATGGAGCTTGTTTCTACGCGGGCAGAGTTTAAGAACGGGGTTTTCACAGGAAATTTTGTAGGAAAAAACTGCAACGGGAAAGAAAAACTTGTAAGAATAAAAGAAGAAATAAACGATTCTAAATACGATAAAATTATTGCATTTGGCGATACTTCCGGAGATCGGCCAATGTTGAAATGGGCAAATGAAGGACATTATCAATTTTTTCACTAA
- a CDS encoding cysteine desulfurase family protein — translation MDKVYLDNAATTPLAEEVIDAMVGTMKMNFGNPSSTHSFGQEAKILIENVRRQVADYLHVTPAEIIFTSCGTESNNMIIKSSVEHLGVERIISSPLEHKCVSESILDMKSRKGVEVNYIRPNEKGDIDLTKLEELLKASDKKTLVSLMHANNEIGNIIDLKKVAQLCKEHNALFHSDTVQTMAHMNLDLSDIPVDFASCSAHKFHGPKGAGFAFIRKATGLKGIITGGPQERSLRAGTENVCGIVGLGKALELSLNHMGEYTNHMQDIKNYTIERLSAEIEGIKFNGRSAEKENSLYTVLSALLPYKNPLIGLQLDMKGIAISQGSACSSGASKPSMVMMMVLSEDEMDHCTPLRISFSHMTTKAEIDSLVNALKEISSDYTIEKTNVEHR, via the coding sequence ATGGATAAAGTATATTTAGATAATGCCGCAACCACTCCGCTTGCAGAAGAAGTAATAGATGCAATGGTGGGTACTATGAAGATGAATTTCGGAAACCCGTCTTCAACGCACAGCTTTGGCCAGGAAGCAAAAATCCTTATTGAAAATGTAAGAAGACAGGTTGCAGACTATCTTCATGTAACTCCTGCCGAAATCATTTTCACTTCCTGCGGAACAGAATCCAACAATATGATCATCAAATCCTCGGTAGAGCACCTTGGAGTAGAAAGAATCATCAGTTCTCCTCTGGAACATAAATGTGTTTCTGAAAGTATTCTGGATATGAAGAGCAGAAAAGGAGTAGAAGTAAACTATATCCGCCCGAATGAAAAAGGAGATATTGACCTTACAAAATTAGAAGAGCTGTTAAAAGCTTCAGATAAAAAAACATTGGTAAGCTTAATGCATGCTAATAACGAAATCGGAAATATTATCGACCTTAAAAAAGTTGCCCAGCTATGCAAAGAGCATAACGCGCTTTTCCACTCGGATACCGTACAAACTATGGCTCACATGAACCTTGATCTGTCTGATATCCCTGTAGACTTTGCTTCATGCAGTGCCCACAAGTTTCATGGACCAAAAGGAGCAGGATTTGCATTTATCAGAAAGGCAACAGGCTTAAAAGGGATTATCACAGGAGGGCCTCAGGAAAGAAGCCTTAGAGCCGGAACAGAAAATGTTTGCGGAATCGTAGGATTAGGTAAAGCATTGGAACTTTCCCTTAATCATATGGGTGAGTATACCAACCATATGCAGGATATCAAAAATTATACGATTGAGAGACTTTCTGCCGAAATTGAAGGGATTAAATTCAATGGAAGAAGTGCTGAGAAGGAAAACAGTCTTTATACGGTTTTAAGTGCATTATTACCTTATAAAAACCCATTGATCGGGCTTCAGCTGGATATGAAGGGAATTGCAATTTCTCAGGGGAGTGCATGCTCATCAGGAGCTTCAAAACCTTCCATGGTTATGATGATGGTGCTTTCTGAGGACGAAATGGATCACTGTACGCCATTACGTATCTCTTTCAGCCATATGACGACGAAAGCAGAGATTGATTCATTAGTGAATGCTTTGAAGGAAATTTCAAGCGATTACACTATAGAAAAAACTAATGTTGAGCATAGATAG
- the trxA gene encoding thioredoxin has product MALEITDSSFQDTVLKSDKPVLVDFWAVWCGPCRTLGPIIEEVASDFEGKAVVGKVDVDNNQEISMQYGIRNIPTVLIFKNGEVVDKLVGVAPKEVIAEKLSAHL; this is encoded by the coding sequence ATGGCTTTAGAAATTACAGACAGCTCATTTCAGGATACGGTTTTAAAATCAGACAAACCGGTATTAGTAGACTTCTGGGCAGTATGGTGCGGACCTTGCAGAACATTAGGACCAATCATCGAAGAAGTAGCATCAGATTTTGAAGGTAAAGCAGTAGTAGGGAAGGTAGATGTAGACAACAACCAGGAAATCTCTATGCAGTATGGTATCAGAAATATTCCTACAGTTCTTATTTTTAAGAACGGGGAGGTAGTGGATAAATTAGTAGGGGTAGCTCCAAAAGAAGTTATCGCTGAAAAATTAAGCGCTCACTTATAA